The window ttaaatgggTTTGGCTCCTCAACATTCCCAGCTAGGATGGGAAACAGAATCGTGCCATTAAAATCTCACattatgtaaaacatttttttttttttttttttagtaaaattacatCGATGTTCTCTCATTCGTTTCAAGGCTACCagcggataaaaaaaaattgttgtctgtaaagtcggtttacggacgataatttaaggtgaaaacgtcaaaacaaaacattgatgaaatgattgcatacttttatgaataaaattgaatactttttattgaattatcactattttgtatggatacaaagaaggagtgaaatgaaatccacaaattaattgacaaatttacttttatttgcactcattaattcaaatatgtttattactttaacgaagagattattttaactataacttttatacatgtttgctatttaacttcttccaatctgtgttattctgttaaggataggacgatgataggaaaagtaggaaacgaatgggagtgtttcaagtatgatgtgaaggaaaatggcttacccaacaccaaaatgcagtcaaaaataatatatttgcgccacgaaCTCTGCAGCagtgctaggaggaacgggttagcaaagagcaacgaaaatgttacattgaaatgcatgagaacagaattacgccacggactcggtcgcagtGATAGGAGGTTTAGGTTAGCGAAGatcaatataaaatgagcgtaacgggacacagcgaaacgggagaatgtgcgtaacgggacactttttcgtgcgtgcaaccggcgttcatcgatttattggacgttgtcacgtcaaaaaaaaaaaacgtggtgTATATCACGTAGCACCGGTTGCGATAAATACCGCGTCCAAAACGTGCGATTGAATACCGTCAGAACGTCATCAACGGTCCGTGTGTTggtgtcaccccccccccccccccttgcgggAATCACCGCGACCATCGATGGTCACCGAGTCATGCTTCGCAGAACGTGTGTTCGCGGTCAAGCCCGCTGGCTCGAAGTGGCGTCGCGATCGCCAGGCCGAATGCCCTGTAGCGTGGCCGCAGCGAGACAGTGGACACTTGGACATGCAACAGTGCGGAGTGGCGTGCGGCAGTCGACCGGCCGTCAGACGGGGCAGCTCCGCCCGGACGCGACGGACGACTTCTCTGCGTCGCAAGGTAGGGAGCTCACCTTTATTAACATCGCAGTTCCTCTTATATGCAAAAGCTACCATCGAAACAAGCACTATCTctgatttaatgcatttttttttgtacacacgccattgcagtttggcactgttttgtcatggaaaaattacaaaaaaaaaaaaaatgaagattaaaaatttCTTCGTTTTAGAATTCACTTCTGAATTTTATAACTTCATAAATTTGTTTCggattttttccatgacaagcaGTGCAACATTGCCTTGGtgtatgtctaaaaaaaaaaaaaggcattaaatcaaaattccccattgcgtgAATAATTTTGAAGAACGAAGCACTGTCCCTGTCAAGCGTCATTTACAACGAGATAGTTTACCATGCACTGGTATGCGAAACCAGGTAGGAGTGAAGGGAGGGGGAATAATGTGGAAGAAATCTCATTTACTCCCGTAGGCAGAGTTGAAAACTGTCCTTATTATCTCGCTACTCAATTCGTAGTCTTTGAAGTTTCGATATGTTGTACTGGTACAAAAAAATAGTACCAATAGATACGTTTTCATTACAATTGAAAATAAAGTTATGAGTTAATTAATATTTGGAGCTAGAAacgaaaattaatgaaaaaatttaaattgcaatatatatttaaatttattgtgatAAAATAAAGTGTTTCACTAACCATGTGCGATCGAGACTCGCAGAGATAGTAACGTGATGCTCACATACGTCACAACAGATTTTCGCCGACCAGTAGTATTTATTGCTAACTTAACTAACTTGAAAAGGCAGTATTGCAATTTTTATGCAGATTTATTATAATCTTCAgccaattataaaatatatttcaatagctccagaatttatttttcctttgtAGGTTAATAACTTTTTCAGAGTTTGAACATATCTATGTTCTGCCAATTCTTTCCCGCGTTGTATCCCCGTAAGTGGGAAATGTGATTGGCGTTTCTGTGGACAGTTGGGGTGCTCCCAATTCTCCTCGCCAATTGAAAACCCGTTAATTCTACATTCTAAGTTCTCCATTCTCTATTGATTACCACCTTTCGACTTCAGTTGCCTCGATGCGAACGATACGTTTAGCCTGCGTTTGTTCAATCACTAACATTTTATGACGCTTTTGGGTTAAAACCGTACAAGTCATAAAACGGGAAAAATAGGTTAAAGTCAACAGTCTATTAACAGGAAGATCATGTGGTCATTGTAGTAAAAGGCACcacaagttaaaaaattttacaacgttagattattttttaaatagaattaacAATACTATTTAAATCTCTATAAGGAAAAATTGTACAAGTCTAAACTTGACTTAAACTCTTTTTTTTGTTGACATTCTAGAAATTCGGCAAGTAGATTTGATGCCATGTCcgaaagaatttaaataaatacgaaTAATATACAGCTCACGCCAACTTCAGGACGTTGTAAACCGCACTACTGATTAAGTCGCGTTGGTTTTCGGACCGAATAACTGGACGGTACTATTTGTGCGTTCCCGCGTGGCCTCGCCGCAGCAACGCAGATGCACGTGAATTATAAATGGAGTTTACAACTGCTGGTTTCCCGCGTGGCTGAACAACGGTTGGTTGTTTTTAACTCTTTGCTGGTATATTCTGTCACCCATTGTATTGTGATATGTTTCACAGATTTATAACCGCCAGTAATTTtttcgagaaagaaaaaaaaaatcacaaacacatatgTACATTTAGATCATTATTTCGAACTAGTTTGAACTTTTTGTCttagagaaaacctgaagaacatACACAGAAGGATAAATGCACAatcacacagaaaacaagacaaaatAAGCCAATGGtaaatattaaatgtaaagaaAACTCAGATAGAACTCCGCGGAAATAATTATTGACAACAATATCACAGCACCAGCGGCCACAGTGGAGTGAAGAAAAAAAACGAGACTGTTGcagcaaaaacattaaatacagacAAGCAATAAGTTTAGACAACACAGAGGAATGCAAAGATTATAATAAAAAGATGATCTGGACGAAACACTTGACaatacaaataaatgttttgacaATACAGCGACGCAAAGATGTCTCATTGCTGGCTTATTTTGGCTGTTTTTCTGTATGATTGTGTAATTATCTTTCTGTGTCAGTTCTTCAGGTTTTCCTTATGACAAACAGTTCAAAAAGCAATGGAAtacgttttaaaaattattttaatcaatgttCCCAATTGCAAGAATGATTCGAGGAACGTCAAGTAAAGGTGTTCCAAGGAATTACTATCGATTGTCTCAAGTGttggtaaaacaaaatgcaaattaacattaacaaatatttgtaaagtgaaaacattttacatcatGTTAATTTGTGATTTGTACTTTACTGTCGTGTTgattaaacagtttaaaattcAGCTatgtcttttaaaaataaaaataaaaataattctagccAACTACCTGcgaaattactttaaaaattattgatcAAAATCAATCTAAATTCTCGGTCTCTCAAGCCAAactgataattttaatttttttttgccctctctATCATTCGAatgattttcctgtaaatttatcacgataaatttctttttatttatgtcttgtctcaaattttctcaatagAAATTTACAAAATGCTATTTAACAGCAGTAAAATTTCACataagtgttcataattatgataAATTGCGTAACCttatacagattaaaaaaaagttttagtaaaGAACCGATGAGACAATGTGAAACCctacaaaagaaaaattaattctatCTTAAGATCAAAACAAACTACGAATTGCTCGGATATTGTTTTAACACCGTGTTTATCACAGTATCACAGAGGGTTTAATGATATTCCAAATGGATGGAAGAATCAGTATGTCAGCTCGTGTTGAGACTCCATGAAAATTGGGCGTCTTTTGTAGTAAACAAGCAAATTTCCCCTGTGGATTTACATCGTGGCTTTTAAAGTTGCTAACACTATTTATGCTCCAGAAGGTTTAGTTTAAATCTGGTTACTTATTTCGCTACTCACTTACTATATGTGAACCATTACTGGTTGTTATagattaactaaaaataaattagtttagttttatttaaatgttttttcttttgttttatgtGCTATCCAACAATGAAGGCTattaacagaatgacacatttaAATCAAACATATTAAACATACACTACCATATAAAACCcacaaaaacacattaaatttgaattattcATAGTGACACTGCATGTGACAACACAGCCGATTAGCAAGAAAGCTACAGCATGTTAACTCTCCTAATATAATGGGGCTCAATACTCAATGTGGCTGTTTTAAACGTTTCGACCACCTTCACAGCAGAGACGATCCTACATTCTAACAAAACGCCGGATTGCCAAGTCAGAgcggctagcatcaaaacaagaGTGTGACGTAAAGTTCACAACGTAATAAAGCTTAAATTTTAGATGTGTTTTTGCCTTAACGGAAAGAAATAGGGACCAGGAAATGCCATTTTGGTTCTAAAGTTTGTATGTTATAGCAATTTTTATTCATCCCAATAAATTCTAAAAAATGTTCCTTAACTACGAGACAGACAAATTTTATATGACCATTTAACAGTGTCAATTGTCAGTATCGTTAGAAATTTTCCAAagttaattcaataataaaaatcagTGACTCGACAGGAGTAATTATTTGCAGCAGCAAGACTTTTCAAACGTTAACGGCTGTTATCAGTTTTGTTCCGTGGTTAACGAGTCTTTATGCGGTAAAAAAGACATAAAGCGACGTGAACACGAAGCTCCCGCCAGTTGGGTAGCACAAAGCAATGCTCGTGTTACGACCGCCCGGTGTTCGCCGGAAGAGAGAGTGCAGATAGCGCTAACGTGTCACCGGCGTGCTTCGCTGATTAGCGCATCGCTCGCGAGGCGGACCTGCGGCGAGCAGAGTCGCGCCATGGGGCGGTGCGCTGTGGCGGCGGCGCTGCTGtttgcggcggcggcgggggcggcgctgTACGTCTTGAGCTCGGCGTGGCAGCGCGGCGGGGTCGAGCGGCGGACCGCCCCCAGGCCCCCGCCGAAGAAGATCCTCTTCTGGAACCGCTTCTTCCGCGCCGGGATGTGGGGGTTCGGCGCCGGCAGGCGCGGGTTCGCGCGCGCCGGCTGCCCCGTCGACCACTGCCTCGTCGCCGAGCGGACCGCGGGGTCTCCGGCGGGAGCCCGCGGGTTCGACGCCGTCGTCTTGCACGGCTGGGACCTGCGGGTTGACTCCCGGGACCTGGAGGAACTCCGCGCGAGCCGCAATCCGCGCCAGAGGTACGTCTTCTACCTCATGGAGCCGCCGGGCGTGTACCGCACCCGGCTCAAGGACTTCCCCGGGTTCTTCAACTGGACGATGACGTACCGGCGCGACTCGGACGTGCACCGGCCCTACGGGATCTTCCTGCCGAGGAACGGGAGCCTGGGGCGCGCGGACAACACGACCCTGGCTCCGGCGAAGAAGGGGCTCGTGGCGTGGTTCGTGTCCAAGTGCAAGACCGCCAGCAGGCGCGAGGACTACGTGCAGGAGCTACGCAAGCACGTGCGAGTGGACGTGTACGGCAAGTGCGGGAACTTGAAGTGCCGCGGCCGCATGTCGGAGGAGTGCTACCGCATGCTGGACCGCCGGTACAAGTTCTACCTGTCGTTCGAGAACTCGCTGTGCCGCGACTACGCGACGGAGAAGCTCTTCGCCGTGATGCGGCACGACGTGGTGCCCGTCGTGTACGGCGGCGCCGACTACCGGGAGGTCGCCCCTCCGGGGTCGTACGTCGACACAAACGACTTCGCGAACCCCGAGCGTCTGGCGGAGCACCTCAAGTACCTGGACGCCAACCCGCGCGAGTACGCCAAGTACCTGAGCTGGAAGCGCTCGTACCGGGTCGACAGGGCGCCGATGTCGCGCGCCATGTGCCAGCTGTGCGCGATGCTCAACGACCCTTCGCTGCCGCCGAAGAGCTACCCCAGCATCCACGAGTGGTACAGTGGCGCGGGTGTGTGCCGCAATGCCCCTtcacgctgaaaaaaaaaaaaacaatgcgtgTTACGATTACATGCCATAACATCTTATACCCTGGAAATAAACTTTTAGTGTTTTATGGCCTAAGTATTTGATAgccataaaaaattggttgtctgtaaagtcggtttacggacgatagtttaaagtgacaacgtcataacaaaacattgatgaaatgattgcatacttttatgaataaaattaaataatttttattgaaatatcactattttgtgtggatacagaggagtgaaatgaaatctaaaatttaattgttaatttacttttatttgcactcattaattcaaatatgtttattactttaacgaagagattattttaactaaaacttttatacatgtttgctatttaacttcttccaatctgtgttattctgttaaggataggacgatgataggaaaagtagaaaacgaatgggattgtttcaagtttaaagtgcctcgaaaaagtcaaattgatggttgttccaatcgagtggaagagagatatatgcggcgcaagcgtacgatgagcgtaacggttCGATCACCGGCGAgagttaaaatgttatttattagtaaaaaattataaaattcttatttacaatataaataaaattttaataaaacttttttatgtcacaccctccatcttggattctaacgggacaatgtgcgttacgaaatactttttcgtgcgtgcagccagcgttcatcgatttattagacgttgtcacgtccaaagttaattaaaaatttcttacttATTTTATTGAAAGCATTACACGACACATTTTATTTATCTGAGACTGATATAATCGTACAACTCGATCAACACACGCTGTTTTACTTAGAATTTATAGCCCACAGTTCTCGGAGACGAAAACTTCAACCAGAACCCGATAAATTCCGAAGTTTACGGAAGTATAAGGTTAGGTTCGgtcataaataatagtttttttttcggaAGTACGTACGTTAAGGTTAACGTTATTTAAAATACCccatgaccgtaaaatatataaatgcttgcagtatgattttttttctcgagCGATTGGCAAACTGATCAGGCGTGGCTGCTGTCATCCCCGTTAACTGTTGGATTCCCGCATAGAATACAGTTTTTTTCTGTCATTTAACAAAAATGAGGTTTGTTGTAAGGCGCCAAAGGAATCCGTTGCAAAATTATGAATACAACAAAAACTTTAATatacacgaatttttttttaaaaaattatgttgccTCAGTACTGTGCAAATGAAAAGAATTTCtgaagatatatataaatattggcatgataaaaaaatatttgacgaattattttatgaatataaataaGTATATTAAATGCATCGGTGAATTTACCGATAATTTTGGCAGAAATAAATTAAGtgtccacaaaataataatataatataatataaaaattcaaaagtatataaatataaaaaaaataaaatctgccaaaaaaacAGTTGTAAAATGGGATCACTTATCCTCTTAAGAAACTACTGTAAAGAACGGGTTAGGATTCAACAATGTAGCTAATCTCCAAAACATATTCACCGatcgctttgaaattttgacaaaatGTTGGATTCGTATACGCGCATGTTTtgatataacaaaaaaactaattcttaataaattaaattgaaaaaaatgatgagtgcGTGTAACTCCTTacacatgatagaagtgaaaattattttgcaatttcAGCCTCGGCTCATTAtccccaaagaagtttcacttaattGTGAATTTAATAATATCAGAAacgtgtgcttccttttttctttcttttccatttaaccaGACTAACCCACATCAAAACGTGGCCTGTACAGGtagttttaaatactttttccATAATAATACTGAAATGgccaatatttattattattcgtGTCATTGCTAATAGCTAAAAGCAACATCCATTGAGTACATACAACTGCAACAATTTAACACTTCTCTATATGTGCATTTGGCCACGTCTGCATTACTACATGGTAAATGTGTGAAGCCGTTTTATTTTATCCAGTTAATTCTTGCGCAATATTGGTTAGAAGCCCAAAACATTGTCTGAAGTATAGTATTTGCTTTGTGTaaacagattaattttttttacgtaagtgactgtttttaacaaCAGATATTATAATTCATACTTTCTAACAATCATCTGACTTCATCAAATATACCATTTTTGCAATGTTTTGagtggaacaatatggcgatggttaGGTTacaaagtgacttcaactacgtaaTAGCATGTCGTCTCCTGACAAATCGTAACTCAGTGGTTTTAAAGCAGTGTTACTTCAATAAGTCACTTAATCGATAAAATTTAACATTGAAGAGCACAGTTAAGGTTCAAAATTGAAACACGCATGTCGAGGAAAATCCTCTGCATTACCAGTTatgaagaattttaataaaaaaaaataattcaatataagAATGAaatctatttatatataaatcGACGTGCGTATGTGTGTTTCCTATGACTCCaaaacggctgaaccgattttgatggaAATTTTAAGGCAAtcagattagcccagcgggtgatcTTGTAAAGTTTGGTAGCGATCgtatcaacataaaaaaaaagttttggcaattttgtgtcatattttcaatacaaagtaggtaatacaaaatattattttttatattttttttatttctgaacattcacaattaaaaatgATATAAGGGTCgctagtagtaaataaaatacaCGATGAATGCTCGCAACTATAACAAATCTGGTATGAAGAACCTGTACTGCTTCTTTGTCTTACTCTCTTATATTTCCGTTGTTCTTTCCCTTTAATTGTAAAAATTCTTCTTTTCAAACCCCAGAATAATCAAGCAATATCCATTACCTCTGTTATCTATACTGACTCCCGTCACCTTTTAACTATGTCATATCTCAATGTTCCCTAGTGGCTGTAAAGGACTTTGATTTCAGTTACAAGTAGCATGTGCCAGAATCATAATTTAATTCTTCTGGATCTTTACTTTTAACAGTTGCTAATAAATGTTAGGTATATAATGGGCAAGGGTTtgtttgtatttataaaaaaaaattaattgataatttttactcTCATCT of the Bacillus rossius redtenbacheri isolate Brsri chromosome 10, Brsri_v3, whole genome shotgun sequence genome contains:
- the LOC134536315 gene encoding alpha-(1,3)-fucosyltransferase C-like, which translates into the protein MGRCAVAAALLFAAAAGAALYVLSSAWQRGGVERRTAPRPPPKKILFWNRFFRAGMWGFGAGRRGFARAGCPVDHCLVAERTAGSPAGARGFDAVVLHGWDLRVDSRDLEELRASRNPRQRYVFYLMEPPGVYRTRLKDFPGFFNWTMTYRRDSDVHRPYGIFLPRNGSLGRADNTTLAPAKKGLVAWFVSKCKTASRREDYVQELRKHVRVDVYGKCGNLKCRGRMSEECYRMLDRRYKFYLSFENSLCRDYATEKLFAVMRHDVVPVVYGGADYREVAPPGSYVDTNDFANPERLAEHLKYLDANPREYAKYLSWKRSYRVDRAPMSRAMCQLCAMLNDPSLPPKSYPSIHEWYSGAGVCRNAPSR